A stretch of [Clostridium] innocuum DNA encodes these proteins:
- a CDS encoding diguanylate cyclase, which produces MNNTADAKQFCHHLWHQYLEERSYEIPGGYFSPQISVIGTGKHEVSHSLQEFAVLLEREEKQWNGTFVIEQEAYQARQLSDNVYMVYGELDVNEDARDRINYELHFRFTIILQYTPSGWELLHVHQSVPDINQCSDEFFPKRLIEQSNEQLREKIAQKTRELQESNKAVLYYSHHDYLTKLTNRYYCEKQIEEQLRNGKQGTILMMDVDHFKFYNDTYGHPVGDRILITLAQALQKTFSKDIVSRIGGDEFLVYCPRHLDNCMLEHILAQFREHWEDEQRQFPFTQRITLSIGVTYFPEHGSTYQELFQKVDTSMYNSKKGMHSYRIYADEE; this is translated from the coding sequence ATGAATAATACAGCGGATGCAAAGCAGTTCTGCCATCATCTCTGGCACCAGTATCTGGAGGAACGCTCCTATGAGATACCCGGCGGATATTTCAGTCCGCAAATCAGTGTGATAGGAACCGGTAAGCACGAGGTTTCACACTCGTTACAGGAATTTGCTGTATTACTGGAGAGAGAAGAAAAACAGTGGAACGGTACCTTTGTCATCGAGCAGGAAGCATACCAGGCCAGACAGTTAAGTGACAATGTATATATGGTATACGGAGAACTCGATGTGAATGAGGATGCAAGAGATCGAATCAATTATGAGCTGCACTTTCGTTTTACGATTATTTTGCAGTATACGCCGTCCGGCTGGGAGCTTCTCCATGTACATCAGTCTGTACCGGATATCAACCAGTGCAGCGATGAATTTTTTCCTAAGCGCCTGATTGAACAGAGCAATGAGCAGCTGCGCGAGAAAATCGCACAGAAAACAAGAGAATTGCAGGAAAGCAACAAGGCAGTCCTATATTACTCCCATCATGATTATTTAACGAAGCTTACAAATCGCTATTACTGTGAAAAACAGATTGAAGAACAACTGCGTAACGGTAAGCAGGGAACAATTCTAATGATGGATGTTGACCACTTTAAATTTTATAATGACACATATGGTCATCCTGTGGGAGACCGGATTCTAATTACGCTTGCACAGGCTTTGCAAAAAACCTTTTCAAAGGATATCGTGTCAAGGATTGGCGGGGATGAATTTCTTGTTTACTGCCCCCGACATTTGGATAACTGCATGCTGGAACACATTCTCGCACAATTTCGTGAGCACTGGGAGGATGAACAAAGGCAGTTTCCCTTTACACAGCGCATCACGCTCAGCATTGGTGTCACTTATTTTCCGGAGCACGGCAGTACCTATCAGGAACTGTTTCAAAAGGTCGACACCTCCATGTATAACTCCAAAAAGGGCATGCATAGTTACAGGATTTACGCTGATGAGGAATAG
- a CDS encoding peptide deformylase yields the protein MIKEIVKDTFLLSRRCEAATLDDLQTVQDLQDTLQAHADHCVGMAANMIGVLKRIIVFQDGGSYVSMLNPVIIKTGDKRYTAEEGCLCHSTQKKTLRYEKIKVSYMDCCGKKKIKTYEGFCAQIIQHELDHCDGILI from the coding sequence ATGATCAAGGAAATTGTGAAGGATACATTTTTGCTCAGCCGTCGTTGTGAGGCTGCTACGCTGGATGATCTGCAGACGGTTCAGGATCTGCAGGATACATTGCAGGCACATGCGGATCATTGTGTCGGGATGGCAGCAAATATGATAGGTGTTCTGAAACGTATCATCGTATTTCAGGATGGCGGAAGCTATGTATCAATGCTGAATCCTGTGATAATAAAAACCGGAGATAAGCGCTATACTGCCGAGGAAGGATGTCTCTGCCATAGTACACAGAAGAAAACCTTACGATATGAGAAAATCAAGGTATCCTACATGGATTGCTGTGGGAAAAAGAAAATTAAAACCTATGAGGGCTTTTGTGCACAGATTATTCAGCACGAGCTGGATCATTGTGACGGTATACTGATATAA
- a CDS encoding helix-turn-helix transcriptional regulator — translation MQNMQHYYDFSGQKFGYPLSLSINSFKRQVFSRQSSLEISYVLKGAYEAVTEHFTAGIKEHELVIVAPNDIHMIRQMDNDKSVILTLHIDFSRFSAGMCGNIEEAFESMICTRSKNYRLLCRLRNKIGELVRMLLRGESSMFQMNAIMMELVYIASNHRQYPVERLPLQSVHHENYMKAIQYIDCHFSSELHLEDVAKTLSFSVSYTSKLFKKYTGISFVKYLAYVRIRTSLEALLEGKDSIEQIAADCGMPNSKSYTAAFRELYGIVPSDYRKKFTQNIKMNENHKEQSMSFDIEQKELLEHLIADTQEVLYENDGIKITQQEGHIQCRIQHELITKTTITQTDEELVMEFIRK, via the coding sequence ATGCAGAATATGCAGCATTATTATGATTTTTCCGGACAGAAATTCGGATATCCTCTGAGCTTGAGCATTAACAGTTTTAAGCGACAGGTTTTCTCCAGACAATCGAGTCTGGAAATTTCGTATGTATTAAAGGGTGCCTACGAAGCAGTTACAGAGCATTTTACTGCAGGTATTAAGGAACATGAACTGGTGATTGTTGCGCCAAACGATATTCACATGATCCGACAGATGGATAATGATAAAAGCGTTATCCTTACTTTGCATATTGATTTTTCCCGATTCTCTGCAGGCATGTGCGGAAACATAGAGGAAGCCTTTGAATCCATGATCTGTACACGATCGAAAAATTACCGGCTGCTGTGCAGGCTGCGAAACAAAATAGGAGAACTGGTCCGGATGCTGCTACGGGGAGAAAGCAGTATGTTTCAGATGAACGCCATCATGATGGAGCTTGTCTACATTGCCAGCAATCATCGGCAGTATCCGGTAGAGCGGCTTCCTCTGCAATCTGTCCATCATGAAAACTATATGAAGGCGATTCAATACATTGACTGCCATTTTTCAAGTGAACTGCATTTGGAGGATGTCGCTAAAACACTGTCCTTCAGTGTTTCCTACACATCAAAGCTGTTTAAAAAATATACCGGTATCTCCTTTGTCAAATATCTCGCATATGTCAGAATCCGGACTTCTTTGGAGGCCTTGCTGGAGGGTAAGGATTCCATAGAGCAGATCGCGGCTGACTGCGGAATGCCGAATTCCAAATCCTATACTGCCGCATTCCGTGAATTATACGGCATTGTACCAAGTGACTATCGCAAGAAATTCACACAAAACATTAAAATGAATGAAAATCATAAAGAACAGAGTATGAGCTTTGATATTGAACAAAAAGAACTACTGGAGCATCTTATAGCAGATACACAGGAGGTTTTATATGAAAATGACGGTATAAAAATCACGCAGCAGGAAGGTCATATCCAATGCCGAATTCAGCATGAGCTGATTACAAAAACAACAATAACACAGACAGATGAGGAGCTTGTAATGGAGTTTATTCGCAAATAG